A region of Crenobacter cavernae DNA encodes the following proteins:
- the bamA gene encoding outer membrane protein assembly factor BamA, whose amino-acid sequence MRMKLVAAAILGLSTSAAWALEPFVIKDIRVEGLQRTEPGTVFNYLPIKAGDTFTDDKAQEAIKALFATGFFDDVRVEAENNVVVLAVVERPVIAQLTISGSKEFDKEQIKKSLKNNGFSESRVFDQALLDQAVQALKREYFSRGKYSVAITPTVTRLERNRVAVTLDIAEGVTAKIKDIHIVGAKAFKEDDLRDLFSLTTGGWFSWITKDDQYSKQKLSADLEKLRAFYQNQGYLEFSIESTQVSMSADKEAIYLTVNVNEGKRYTVSDIKFAGDLKVPEDELSKLLKVKQGDVFSRELVNESVTAISERLGNDGYAFANVNVVPDIDREKETVAFTLFVDPGRKTYVRRVNITGNNKTRDEVIRREMRQLEGAPYASDKIKRSKDRTELLGYFEQVNIETPAVPDTPDQVDVNVNVKERPTGSVSAGVGFVQGEGLQLSANVSQSNIFGSGKSMSVGFSNGKVNKFANISFTDPYFTPDGVSLGYDLYLRDYRPDEIDQSQYRTKTTGFSVRSGVPVTEFDRINFSLGVENTKITTFTNSPQRYLDFVNQYGSNNNTLLGTVGWARDTRDSALWPTRGGVLKANADSGLPGGDIEYYRLTGQATGFFPLSKTFTLMLNGEVGYADGYGKTSRLPFFQNFYLGGIGSVRGYDTGSIGPKASNGDYLGGTRKIVANAELLFPFPGMKDNKSVRTSLFFDAGSLWDDKESGSSVSDALRYSAGAAVTWLSPVGPMKFSYARPIRKKEGDKAQSFQFQLGTVF is encoded by the coding sequence ATGAGAATGAAACTCGTTGCGGCAGCCATTCTTGGTCTGTCGACGTCCGCCGCTTGGGCGCTCGAACCTTTTGTGATCAAGGACATCCGCGTAGAGGGACTGCAAAGGACCGAACCGGGCACCGTCTTCAACTACCTGCCAATCAAGGCCGGCGACACCTTCACCGACGACAAGGCGCAAGAGGCGATCAAGGCGCTGTTCGCGACCGGCTTCTTCGACGACGTGCGCGTCGAGGCCGAGAACAATGTGGTGGTACTGGCCGTGGTCGAACGGCCGGTGATCGCCCAGCTGACGATCAGCGGCTCGAAGGAATTCGACAAGGAACAGATCAAGAAGTCATTGAAGAACAACGGCTTTTCCGAGTCCCGCGTCTTCGATCAGGCTTTGCTCGACCAGGCGGTCCAGGCGCTCAAGCGCGAATATTTCAGCCGAGGCAAGTACTCGGTCGCGATCACGCCGACCGTGACCCGGCTCGAGCGCAACCGCGTCGCCGTCACGCTCGACATCGCCGAAGGCGTGACCGCCAAGATCAAGGATATTCACATCGTCGGCGCCAAGGCGTTCAAGGAGGACGACCTCCGCGACCTGTTCTCGCTGACCACTGGTGGCTGGTTCTCGTGGATCACCAAGGACGACCAGTACTCCAAGCAGAAGCTCTCGGCCGACCTCGAGAAGTTGCGCGCGTTCTACCAGAACCAGGGCTACCTCGAGTTCAGCATCGAGTCGACCCAGGTGTCGATGAGCGCCGACAAGGAGGCCATCTACCTGACGGTGAATGTCAACGAGGGCAAGCGCTACACCGTGTCCGACATCAAGTTCGCCGGCGACCTGAAGGTGCCGGAGGACGAGCTCTCCAAGCTGTTGAAGGTCAAGCAGGGCGACGTGTTCAGCCGTGAACTCGTCAACGAGTCGGTGACCGCGATCAGCGAGCGCCTCGGCAACGACGGCTACGCCTTCGCCAACGTCAACGTAGTGCCGGACATCGACCGCGAGAAGGAAACCGTTGCCTTCACGCTGTTCGTCGACCCGGGTCGCAAGACCTACGTGCGCCGCGTGAACATCACCGGCAACAACAAGACGCGCGACGAGGTGATCCGCCGCGAGATGCGCCAGCTCGAGGGGGCACCGTACGCCAGCGACAAGATCAAGCGCAGCAAGGACAGGACCGAGCTGCTCGGTTACTTCGAGCAGGTGAACATCGAGACGCCGGCGGTGCCCGATACGCCCGACCAGGTCGACGTCAACGTCAACGTCAAGGAGCGGCCGACCGGCAGCGTCTCGGCCGGCGTCGGCTTCGTGCAGGGCGAGGGTCTGCAACTGTCGGCCAACGTGTCGCAGAGCAATATCTTCGGCTCGGGCAAGTCGATGTCGGTCGGCTTCTCGAACGGCAAGGTGAACAAGTTCGCCAACATCTCGTTCACCGACCCGTACTTCACGCCGGACGGGGTCAGCCTGGGCTACGACCTCTACCTGCGCGACTACCGTCCTGACGAGATCGACCAGAGCCAGTACCGGACCAAGACCACCGGCTTTTCGGTGCGCAGCGGCGTGCCGGTCACCGAGTTCGACCGCATCAACTTCAGCCTCGGCGTCGAAAACACCAAGATCACGACCTTCACGAACAGCCCACAGCGCTATCTCGACTTCGTGAACCAGTACGGCAGCAACAACAACACGCTGCTCGGCACGGTGGGCTGGGCGCGCGACACCCGCGACAGCGCGCTGTGGCCGACCCGCGGCGGTGTACTCAAGGCCAACGCCGATTCCGGCCTGCCGGGCGGCGACATCGAGTACTACCGCCTGACCGGCCAGGCGACCGGGTTCTTCCCGCTTTCGAAGACCTTCACGCTGATGCTCAACGGCGAGGTCGGCTATGCCGACGGTTACGGCAAGACCTCGCGCCTGCCGTTCTTCCAGAACTTCTATCTGGGCGGCATCGGTTCGGTGCGCGGCTACGACACTGGCAGCATCGGTCCGAAGGCCAGCAACGGCGACTACCTCGGCGGTACGCGCAAGATCGTCGCCAATGCCGAACTGTTGTTCCCGTTCCCGGGCATGAAGGACAACAAGTCGGTCCGCACCAGCTTGTTCTTCGACGCGGGCAGCTTGTGGGACGACAAGGAGTCCGGCAGCTCGGTAAGCGATGCCTTGCGTTACTCTGCCGGTGCGGCCGTCACCTGGCTGTCGCCGGTCGGTCCGATGAAATTCAGCTACGCCCGCCCGATTCGCAAGAAAGAGGGCGATAAGGCGCAGAGCTTCCAGTTCCAGCTGGGCACCGTGTTCTAA
- a CDS encoding OmpH family outer membrane protein, producing MKALISIALAAGLLAPAAGAADLKIGYVQIERIYREAAPAVAIQKKLEKEFGERRTELKRLSDRAKDLENQLSRSSLSDRDRKQAEREYAGLDRDYRAKAREFSEDFNQRRNEEFSGVQERANRAVKQIAEREQFDIVLQDAVYVSPRIDLTAKVLKELEK from the coding sequence ATGAAAGCGCTGATCAGTATCGCGCTGGCGGCGGGGCTGCTGGCGCCGGCGGCGGGGGCCGCCGACCTGAAGATCGGTTACGTGCAGATCGAACGCATCTACCGTGAGGCGGCGCCGGCAGTGGCGATCCAGAAAAAGCTCGAGAAGGAATTCGGCGAGCGCCGCACCGAACTCAAGCGCCTGTCCGACCGTGCGAAAGACCTGGAAAACCAGCTGTCGCGCAGCAGTCTGTCCGACAGGGACCGCAAGCAGGCCGAGCGCGAGTACGCCGGACTCGACCGCGACTACCGCGCGAAGGCACGCGAGTTCTCCGAGGACTTCAACCAGCGGCGCAACGAGGAGTTTTCCGGTGTGCAGGAACGCGCCAACCGCGCGGTCAAGCAGATCGCCGAGCGCGAGCAGTTCGACATCGTGCTGCAGGACGCCGTCTACGTCAGCCCGCGCATCGACCTGACCGCCAAGGTGCTCAAGGAACTGGAAAAGTAA
- the lpxD gene encoding UDP-3-O-(3-hydroxymyristoyl)glucosamine N-acyltransferase, translated as MNWKLSDIVARLGGELVGADLGVARVAPLESAGADDISFVASAKYRKQLDVSDAGALIVPATLAEAASAGGRSLIVTADPYLYFARLSQLFYPAPVPVAGVHPAATLAEGVDVAATSEIGARVVLGRNVRVGERCRLLPGVVVGDDTVIGDDVTLYPNVTIYHDCRIGSRVTIHSGAVIGADGFGFAPSRDGWVKIPQVGRVVIGDDVEIGANTTIDRGAIDDTVIGQGVIIDNLVQIAHNVEVGTRTAIAGCAGIAGSTKIGANVVIGGAVMMVGHIMIADGTFIGGGTLVNKSLKTADNYSSSYPLSTYKEWVSNAVHLRHLDGLAKRVKSLERQLAAQQNKEDSEK; from the coding sequence ATGAACTGGAAACTATCAGACATCGTCGCCCGTCTCGGCGGCGAACTCGTCGGCGCAGACCTCGGCGTCGCGCGCGTCGCGCCGCTCGAGAGCGCCGGTGCCGACGACATCAGCTTTGTCGCGAGCGCCAAGTACCGCAAGCAGCTCGACGTCTCTGACGCCGGCGCGCTGATCGTGCCGGCGACGTTGGCCGAGGCCGCGTCGGCGGGCGGGCGATCGCTGATCGTCACCGCCGACCCCTATCTCTATTTCGCCCGTCTGTCGCAGCTCTTCTACCCGGCGCCGGTGCCGGTCGCCGGTGTACACCCGGCGGCCACGTTGGCCGAGGGGGTGGACGTCGCCGCGACGAGCGAGATCGGCGCGCGCGTCGTGCTCGGCAGGAATGTGAGAGTCGGCGAGCGCTGCCGGCTGTTGCCGGGCGTGGTGGTCGGCGACGACACGGTGATCGGCGACGACGTCACCCTTTACCCGAACGTGACGATCTACCACGACTGCCGCATCGGCTCGCGCGTGACGATCCATTCGGGCGCGGTGATCGGCGCCGACGGCTTCGGCTTCGCGCCGAGTCGCGACGGCTGGGTGAAGATCCCGCAGGTCGGCCGGGTCGTGATCGGCGACGACGTCGAGATCGGCGCGAACACGACGATAGACCGCGGCGCGATCGACGACACGGTGATCGGGCAGGGCGTCATCATCGACAACCTGGTGCAGATCGCGCACAACGTCGAGGTTGGCACGCGTACCGCGATCGCCGGCTGCGCCGGCATCGCCGGCAGCACCAAGATCGGCGCCAACGTCGTGATCGGCGGCGCGGTGATGATGGTCGGCCACATCATGATCGCCGATGGCACCTTCATCGGCGGCGGCACCCTGGTCAACAAGTCGCTGAAGACCGCCGACAACTATTCTTCGTCCTACCCCCTGTCGACGTACAAGGAGTGGGTGTCGAACGCAGTCCATTTGCGCCACCTGGACGGGCTCGCGAAGCGCGTGAAGTCGCTCGAGCGCCAGCTGGCGGCACAACAAAACAAAGAGGATTCAGAAAAATGA
- the fabZ gene encoding 3-hydroxyacyl-ACP dehydratase FabZ — MSEAVSIDVREIMRCLPHRYPFLLVDKVTEFEANVRVKAIKNVTINEPFFMGHFDGYPVMPGVLIIEALAQAAGILSIKSVGERPENELYFFVGIDNARFKRQVVPGDQLTLEVEQVAVKRGIAKYNARALVDGQVACEAQIMCAKREV; from the coding sequence ATGAGTGAAGCCGTCAGCATCGACGTGCGCGAAATCATGCGCTGCCTGCCACACCGTTACCCCTTCCTGCTGGTCGACAAGGTGACCGAGTTCGAGGCGAACGTGCGCGTGAAGGCGATCAAGAACGTGACGATCAACGAACCGTTCTTCATGGGCCACTTCGACGGCTACCCGGTGATGCCGGGCGTGCTGATCATCGAGGCGCTGGCGCAGGCGGCCGGCATCCTGTCGATCAAGAGCGTCGGCGAGCGCCCGGAGAACGAACTCTACTTCTTCGTCGGCATCGACAACGCGCGCTTCAAGCGCCAGGTGGTGCCGGGCGACCAGCTGACGCTGGAAGTCGAGCAGGTCGCGGTGAAGCGCGGCATCGCCAAGTACAACGCGCGCGCGCTGGTCGACGGCCAGGTCGCGTGTGAAGCCCAGATCATGTGCGCCAAACGCGAGGTGTGA